In Phycisphaerales bacterium AB-hyl4, the genomic window ACTACGTTGCCCTCGAGGACGACAGCTTTGAATGGCATGTACGTCAGCGGACACGGCTGGGCAATTGCGACGCAGTGGAGTTGACGATGACCTCGCAGACATGGCGGGGCATGACGTGGCAGCATCGGCTGTTTCTGATCGTGCCGGACAATATCGCGGACGACGCGGACGCGTTGCTGGTGATCGAGGGCGGTCGGTGGAGCGACAGCGACGCCGAGCCGTTGGCGGAAGGCGCCCCGCCGGCCTACCCGCGAGAAGCGACGATGCTGGCGACCTTCGCGCAACAGTTGCGTGCGCCGGTGGCGATTCTGTTGAACGTGCCACGGCAGCCGATCTTCAACGGTCGGCGGGAAGACCAGGCGATTGCTTACACCTTTGATCATTACCTGAACACAGGCGAGCAGGATTGGCCGCTGTTGCTGCCGATGGTCAAGAGCGCGGTGCGGGGGATGGATGCGGTGCAGGCGTTCGCGAAGGAAGATCGGGGGTTGCAGATCGATCAGTTCACCGTGACCGGCGCGTCGAAGCGTGGTTGGACAGCGTGGCTGGCCGGGGCGGTGGATGATCGAGTGATGGCGCTGGCGCCGATGGTGATCGACATGCTCAACATCAACGAGCAGTTTCCGCATCAGGTTGAGTCGTGGGGCGTGTTTTCGCCGCGGATTGATGACTATACGAAGATCGATCTGGCCAATCGCATCATGACGCCGCGCGGTCAGGAACTGCGTCAGATTGTTGATCCGCATGCGTACCTCGATCGACTGACGCAGCCGAAGATGGTGCTGCTGGGTACGAACGACGGCTACTGGACGCTCGATGCGCTGAACCTTTACTGGGACGATCTGGAGGGGGAGAAATTCATCGTATACGTGCCTAATGCGGATCACGATCTGTCGATGGACTGGCAGCGCATACTTGGTGGCTTGCAGGCATTGCACCGTCACGCGGTGGGCGAGCAGGCGTTGCCGGAACTGCAATGGTCGTACGCATCTACGACGGAAGGGGTGACGTTGTCAATCGAGCCGGGCGAGTCGGTGTCGCGCGTTCGGCTGTGGTCGGCGACCGCGGATAGCCGAGACTTCCGCAAGGCACGCTGGACCAGCCGAAATCTCGCTGCGGACGATGACGGTCACTACATCGCTGAAGTGGAGACGCCAGAGCAAGGCTACCTGGCGGTCTACGCAGAGTTGACGTATCCGCGTCAGTTGCTTCCGCTGCACCTGGCGACAACCATTCGCATGTTGCCATCCGGCGATGAAGCATCGGTCGACGCGAATTGAGCTGACGTTGCGGTTGCTTTCGACCCAGGTACCTTGCTACAACTGAATACCGTGCTCTTCGGCGGGCAGGCCGAAAGCGCGGGCCAAGGCCCGCGGCTAAATAAGAGCGGCGGCGTGTCCTCGGATGGGGGCATTGGGGGGCAATTGGGCGAAAGGCATAAGCGGACGGTTTCACATGCGGTGGGTGATTCTCTCGATCGGCCTGATCATTTGTGCAAGCACGGGCTGTGGTGGGCCGCAGACGCCGCCGATGCGCATGGGCACGTTGCCGTACCCCAGTCCGTTTTATACGACAGCCGATCCGGAGGATCTGGGCGGGCATCGCTATGGGGGGCTGAGTTTTAACGAGGCCGGCCGGGGGCTGATCTACAGCGAGCGTGGGGGCTTTATCGACCTGGCGCATATTCGGATCATCGCCGACTGGACCTGGTTTTACTATCAGCGACTGCATGACGCGATTGAAAACGAAACGCAGCAGGTGACCCTTCCGATGAACAAGGGCTCGCGGCTGGACGTGATGTTTCACTACCCGGACGACTGGGGCCAGCTTGCTTGCGATGAACAGGCGGAGCTAACGCACAAGCTTGCGCTGCGCATCAGCAAAGAGTTGGCGTGGATTCTGGGCGCGTGGCATGAAATCGCGACATGGTTCGGCTACAGCCGATTCGTGATCGGCTCGGAGGCGGCGTCGGCGTTCACGCATGACGACACATTTTCCCACCTGGTTGCATTGCGTGCGGTAGGCCGGGCGATCAACGATGATGAGCGATCGTATAACGAGGCCATGACGATTGCGATCGAGCATGAAATGGAATACTGGCAGGCGGTATCGCCGGAGCAGACGCAGGCAGCGGTCGAAGAGGTACGCGGGCGATGGTGGGAGCGTGGGGGTGTGAAGCGTCGTTACCTGGTGTTGAGTTTGAATGGCGAGCCGCAGCGTCCCTGGCTTATCCCGGATGAGCCGGGCGAGCCGGGTCGGCTTGGCGAGTCGTATATGGTTCCCCGGCTGGACGCGATCGACGAGGGGCGGTATTGCGGGTTCTATACAGTTCAGATCAGGCCGTTTATTCTGGAGGCGTCGCAGATCCGTCGGGCTGCGGGGATCGAGTCGGGGCCGGTGAAGCCGTTCGAGCATTTTCCCGACATCATGGAAGCGATTCGCAAGGAGTTGATTGAACGATATGGCCCTGACGCCGACCAACCATGAATGCGGTCGGCGTGGAAGATCGTCACATGTCTGCATGGCGGGGGCTTGGATGCTGTTGTGGCTGGTCGGCGTGGCAGGCGGGTGCACGACGGTCGTCGTGGCGCCGTCGGGGGTGAGCGATCCGGTGGATGTTTTGTTGATCGACCACGGCCGAAGCACGAGCCTGATCTTGCCACTGGATGATGAACAGCAGCAGGTCGTGCGATATGCATATGGCGAGTATCGCTACTACGCACAAGCGCGGCGGCATCCGCCCGGCGCGTTGCGGGCGCTGTTCCTGCCCACCGAAGCGACTTTGGGCCGGCGGATCATGCCCGGGCCGGTCGACGGACAGCAGGTTCGCGAGCATCTGGTCGTGCCGGTCAGACATGTCTATCTGATCCAGGTTGAACGCGAGGCGGTGCATCAGTTGCGTGATGAACTGGAGAAGTTGTTTCGCGAACACGATGGCGAGGCGATTGACAATGCGATTGTGGATCTCACGTTTATCCGCCGGCCGGGGCCTTACACTTTGTTGAGCAACTCGAACCATACGGTCAGTGGCTGGCTGACAACGCTTGGCTGTAATGTGCGAAGGCAGTCGGTCTTGTCGCGATGGCGGGTGGATCAGCCGCTTCAACGCTGAGCGATGGTAACTGAGGCGGTGAGCGGCCGGTCGGCGGTGCGTCGATCGTGCCCGATTCAAGGCCTAGAATGGCAGGTCGACGGGCCAGACGTCATAAACAGACCGGAACCATGCCATGCTTGGTTTTCGTAAACGTCGAATGAAGCAACAGGGGGAGGGGGCGCTGCATGTCGATGCTGCGGGGCTGTCGTTGGAGGCCGTCGCGACGGCGATCGGGCGAGAAATGCTCGATCACATGCAAGCGCATCAGCAGGGCATGATGGCGGCGTCGTTCTGGTCCGACAAAATGATGGACTGGGCGACGAAGGACCCGGCGTTCAAGACGCAGTTGTTTCGCTTTGTGGATGTGTTTCCCGTGCTTGGCACGCCGGAGGCGGTGCGCCAGCATGTGGATGAATACCTGCGGGCGCCGGGTGTACGGATGCCGCCGGGGTTGTCCGCCGGGCTGAAGGCGGGGGCACTGCTGCCGGGCACGTTGACGCGGACGATTACGGGGCAGATCGAGCAGATGGCGAGGATGTTCATCGCGGGCGAGGATGCCGCGGCGGCGCTGCCTTACTTGCGTAAGCGATGGGACGAAGGCGTTGCCTTCAGCCTGGATCTGCTGGGGGAAGCGTGCGTGAGTGATGTGGAGGCAGCGGTCTATCAGCAGCGTTACCTAGCGTTGATCGAGACGTTGTCGGAGGCGTCGCGCGATTGGCCGGGCAATACACTGCTGGAACGCGATCACCGCGGGCCGGTGCCGCGTGTGAACGTGTCGTTGAAAATTTCGTCGCTGCATCCGCGTATCGATCCGGCGGACCATGATCGCACGATCGCGCAATTGCTCGATCGGCTTGAGCCGATCCTCGAGCGGGCGGTTGAGCGTGGCGTGTTGATCAACTTCGACATGGAGCAGCATGCGCTGAAGGACCTGACGCTGGATCTTTTCATGGCCGCGGCCGAGCGTTGGCCGTTTCATGCCGGCGTAGTGTTGCAGGCATATCTGCGCTCCGCCGAGTCTGATGCGAAGCGGCTGATCGAGTGGACGCGCAAGGCCGAGCGGTTGGTGACGGTTCGGCTGGTGAAGGGGGCGTACTGGGACTACGAGCTTGCGCACGCGCAGCAGCACGGTTGGCCGATGCCAGTGTGGACCGACAAACGGCAGACGGACGCGTGCTTCGAGCGGATGACGCAGCGGTTGATTGACGCGACGCCGCGCGAGGCTGGTGCGCCAGGGACGCTGCTGGCGGTGGGTTCGCATAACGTGCGTTCGGTGGTGGCGGCGCTGGCGCAGTTGCGGAAGGCGGGCTTGCCGACGGAGGCGGTTGAGTTGCAGATGCTGCGCGGCATGGCGGACCCGATTAAGGCGGCGGCACATGAAATGGGGCTGCGCGTACGGGAATATGTGCCCATCGGCGAACTTGTTCCCGGCATGGCTTACCTGGTTCGCAGACTGCTGGAGAACACGTCGAACCAGTCGTGGCTGCTGGGCCAGGCGAGCGGGAAGATGAACGTAGAGCAGTTGCTCGCCGCGCCCGCACCGCCTGAGCCGGATGAGGTGGCGATCAATGAGACGACGCTCAACGGTGCGTCGGTGCATGCGCTGAGCCCGCGCGATGATGCGGTGGGGGATGGCGAGGCGTTTACGAACGAGCCGCCTCGCGACTTTTCGGTGGCGGCGAAACGGGAAGCGTTTGCGCGAGCGATTGCGGATTTGGACGACATCGCGCCGCCTGCGGAGGTGTCGGCCGAGGAAGCGACAGCAGCGGTGGGGGTGGTGCGGTCGGCGTTTGATGCGTGGGCCGATCGGCCGGTGCGCGAGCGCGCCAACTTGCTTATTAAGGCCGCGGACCTGATGCGTCGCGATCGCGATGCGCTGTCGGCGTTGGTCATTCGCGAGTCGGGTAAGCCGTGGCGATCCGCCGACGCGGACGTGTGCGAAGCGATCGACTTCCTCGAATATTACGCAAGGCAGGCAGTGGGGCTGTTTGATCAGCGTCGGCTGGGTCGATACATCGCCGAGCACAACCACGTTTTTCATCGTCCGCGGGGTGTGGCGGTGGTGATCAGTCCGTGGAACTTTCCGTTGGCGATCTGCACGGGCATGACGTCAGCATCACTGGTGACGGGCAACACCGCTATCGTCAAGCCGGCGGAACAGACACCTCGCCTGGCCCGCGCGATGGTCGATCGGCTGCATGCCGCCGGCGTGCCGGAAGACGTGGTGCAACTTATGCCCGGCCGGGGTGAGACGGTCGGCGCGACGCTCGCAGACGACCCGCGAGTGGCGTTGATTGCTTTTACCGGATCGAGACAGGTGGGAGTGGAGTTGATGCGCGTCGCTGCAAAAGTTACGCCGGGCCAGCATCACACTAAGCGGCTGATCTGTGAGATGGGCGGGAAGAACGCGATTATTGTTGACGCGTCGGCGGACCCGGACCTGGCTGTGCTGGAGGTGCGCGACGCGGCCTTCGGCTATAGCGGGCAAAAGTGCAGTGCGTGCAGTCGAGTGATTGTGGTGGGGGGGCGGCCGAGCGATGGCGAACGATTTGTCGAACGGCTGATCGAGTCGACGCGAGCGCTGGTGGTGGGCGACCCGCGCGAGCCGAGCACGGACGTCGGCCCGGTGATCGACGACGAAGCGGCTGAAAAGATCAACGCATACATCGACATCGGCAAGCAGGAGGCACGCCTTGCGTACGCCGGTGACGTTCCGGTGGGATTGGCGGCGAAGGTGGGCAAGCCGTTTGTCGCGCCGCATATCTTCACCGAGGTGCAGCCTGAACATCGCATTGCTCGCGAGGAGATCTTCGGCCCCGTGCTGACAGTGTTGCAGGCGAAGGATATCGACGAAGCGATCGAAATCGCCAACGCATCGGAGTACAAACTCACGGGCGCGATCATCAGCCGAACGCCCAGCCACCTGGCCAAAGCCCGGCATCGCTTTGCGGTTGGCAACCTTTACCTGAATCGGGGCAGCACGGGTTCGCTCGTTGGCAGGCAGCCGTTCGGCGGGTTCGGGCTGTCGGGGGTTGGCGAAAAGGCAGGCGGCGATGCATACCTGCGTCAGTTCGTCAATTCCACCGTGTGTACTGAAAACGCATTACGCAGCGGTTTCTCGCCAGACGTGTTCGACCTGCTGGGCGAAGGCGAATCGCAGCACCGTTGACTCGAAGCAGGCTTCTCGAAGCTGCTATACTGCGAACCATACAATTGTGACATACCCATAAATTTTCGTAACATCGCCGATGCGGCCGCGCGGAAGCTACACTATGCCAAGTCTCGAAGCGAACTACAACGAAACGCAAGTGCCCGCGTACGAACTGCCCGATCTGTTGCGATTTGAAAACGGTGAACTGGCACAAACACCTGACGACTGGCGTCGTCGTCGAAGCGAGTTGCTCGCCTTGTTCCGCTCGCAAGTGTACGGCCAAGCCCCGCCTCGACCAGCCAACATGCGAGCCGAGGTCTACGAATCATCGGCCGACGCGCTTGACGGCCTGGCAGTGCGCAGGCAGATTCGCCTTCATTTTGACGTTCCCGAAATCACGCCGCTTGAACTGCTGATTTACCTGCCCGCGCATGTCGAGGGACCGACGCCGATGTTCGCCGGGCTGAACTTCTTTGGCAATCATACGGTGCAGGATGACCCGGCTATCACGCTCTCATCGCGATGGATGCGGGCGTCTGATCCCTATGCGGTCGTCAATCATCGTGCAACCGAAGCGTCGCGTGGCAAGGCGGCGTCGCGATGGCCTGTCCGAGAAATCGTGGGGCGCGGCTACGGGGTGGCGACCATGTACTACGGCGACCTTGCGCCGGACAACGCCGACTTCTATCGTGATGGCGTACAGGGGTTGTTCGCTCCGGATCGGACGGGCCTGCCCGGTGCGGAAGAGGCGGGCGCGATCGGCATCTGGGCGTGGGGACTGCAACGTATACTCGACTACCTGGAAACGGACGAGCAAGCTGATGCCACGCGCGTCACGGCGGTCGGCCACTCGCGTCTGGGCAAGGCGGCCGTATGGGCGGCGGCGCAGGATGAGCGGTTTGCAATGGCGATTTCCAACAACTCCGGCTGCACCGGCGCGGCGCTGAGTCGCCGATGCTTTGGTGAGACGGTGGGCATTATCAACGAGAAATTTCCGCATTGGTTTTGCGGCAACTACAAGCGTTACAGCGGTCGCGAGAATGCGCTGCCGCTTGATCAGCATATGTTCCTTGCGCTGCTCGCCCCTCGTCCGATCTATGTGGCCAGTGCGGATGAAGATCTTTGGGCGGACCCGCTCGGTGAGTTTCTCGCATTGAAGGCGGCCGAGCCGGTGTATCACCTGCTTGGGATGGGCGGTTTGTCA contains:
- a CDS encoding PhoPQ-activated pathogenicity-related family protein; the encoded protein is MKQSSRFAGIGLGVVACLLCLASLALAPLAEARADDPTQALVDYVALEDDSFEWHVRQRTRLGNCDAVELTMTSQTWRGMTWQHRLFLIVPDNIADDADALLVIEGGRWSDSDAEPLAEGAPPAYPREATMLATFAQQLRAPVAILLNVPRQPIFNGRREDQAIAYTFDHYLNTGEQDWPLLLPMVKSAVRGMDAVQAFAKEDRGLQIDQFTVTGASKRGWTAWLAGAVDDRVMALAPMVIDMLNINEQFPHQVESWGVFSPRIDDYTKIDLANRIMTPRGQELRQIVDPHAYLDRLTQPKMVLLGTNDGYWTLDALNLYWDDLEGEKFIVYVPNADHDLSMDWQRILGGLQALHRHAVGEQALPELQWSYASTTEGVTLSIEPGESVSRVRLWSATADSRDFRKARWTSRNLAADDDGHYIAEVETPEQGYLAVYAELTYPRQLLPLHLATTIRMLPSGDEASVDAN
- a CDS encoding DUF4056 domain-containing protein; amino-acid sequence: MRWVILSIGLIICASTGCGGPQTPPMRMGTLPYPSPFYTTADPEDLGGHRYGGLSFNEAGRGLIYSERGGFIDLAHIRIIADWTWFYYQRLHDAIENETQQVTLPMNKGSRLDVMFHYPDDWGQLACDEQAELTHKLALRISKELAWILGAWHEIATWFGYSRFVIGSEAASAFTHDDTFSHLVALRAVGRAINDDERSYNEAMTIAIEHEMEYWQAVSPEQTQAAVEEVRGRWWERGGVKRRYLVLSLNGEPQRPWLIPDEPGEPGRLGESYMVPRLDAIDEGRYCGFYTVQIRPFILEASQIRRAAGIESGPVKPFEHFPDIMEAIRKELIERYGPDADQP
- a CDS encoding proline dehydrogenase family protein, with translation MKQQGEGALHVDAAGLSLEAVATAIGREMLDHMQAHQQGMMAASFWSDKMMDWATKDPAFKTQLFRFVDVFPVLGTPEAVRQHVDEYLRAPGVRMPPGLSAGLKAGALLPGTLTRTITGQIEQMARMFIAGEDAAAALPYLRKRWDEGVAFSLDLLGEACVSDVEAAVYQQRYLALIETLSEASRDWPGNTLLERDHRGPVPRVNVSLKISSLHPRIDPADHDRTIAQLLDRLEPILERAVERGVLINFDMEQHALKDLTLDLFMAAAERWPFHAGVVLQAYLRSAESDAKRLIEWTRKAERLVTVRLVKGAYWDYELAHAQQHGWPMPVWTDKRQTDACFERMTQRLIDATPREAGAPGTLLAVGSHNVRSVVAALAQLRKAGLPTEAVELQMLRGMADPIKAAAHEMGLRVREYVPIGELVPGMAYLVRRLLENTSNQSWLLGQASGKMNVEQLLAAPAPPEPDEVAINETTLNGASVHALSPRDDAVGDGEAFTNEPPRDFSVAAKREAFARAIADLDDIAPPAEVSAEEATAAVGVVRSAFDAWADRPVRERANLLIKAADLMRRDRDALSALVIRESGKPWRSADADVCEAIDFLEYYARQAVGLFDQRRLGRYIAEHNHVFHRPRGVAVVISPWNFPLAICTGMTSASLVTGNTAIVKPAEQTPRLARAMVDRLHAAGVPEDVVQLMPGRGETVGATLADDPRVALIAFTGSRQVGVELMRVAAKVTPGQHHTKRLICEMGGKNAIIVDASADPDLAVLEVRDAAFGYSGQKCSACSRVIVVGGRPSDGERFVERLIESTRALVVGDPREPSTDVGPVIDDEAAEKINAYIDIGKQEARLAYAGDVPVGLAAKVGKPFVAPHIFTEVQPEHRIAREEIFGPVLTVLQAKDIDEAIEIANASEYKLTGAIISRTPSHLAKARHRFAVGNLYLNRGSTGSLVGRQPFGGFGLSGVGEKAGGDAYLRQFVNSTVCTENALRSGFSPDVFDLLGEGESQHR
- a CDS encoding acetylxylan esterase gives rise to the protein MPSLEANYNETQVPAYELPDLLRFENGELAQTPDDWRRRRSELLALFRSQVYGQAPPRPANMRAEVYESSADALDGLAVRRQIRLHFDVPEITPLELLIYLPAHVEGPTPMFAGLNFFGNHTVQDDPAITLSSRWMRASDPYAVVNHRATEASRGKAASRWPVREIVGRGYGVATMYYGDLAPDNADFYRDGVQGLFAPDRTGLPGAEEAGAIGIWAWGLQRILDYLETDEQADATRVTAVGHSRLGKAAVWAAAQDERFAMAISNNSGCTGAALSRRCFGETVGIINEKFPHWFCGNYKRYSGRENALPLDQHMFLALLAPRPIYVASADEDLWADPLGEFLALKAAEPVYHLLGMGGLSAEAMPPIGEPVHGVQSYHIRQGTHGITSEDWAYYLDHADRFLVS